The following are encoded together in the Halopiger aswanensis genome:
- a CDS encoding RsmB/NOP family class I SAM-dependent RNA methyltransferase has protein sequence MEPLERYRPIIDDFDAFLEACERPLGNAVRINTIKASVERTLEALDQEAVGYEQADWNPRVLRLETDSPGSTWTSFHGFTHGQEEVSAVPPVVLDPQPGERVWDCCAAPGGKATQIAALMDDEGTVVANDSNLGRISALRFNAERLGATSLAVTNEDARNYSLQRFSFDEFDRTLVDAPCSCEGTIRKNPDALEDWSEDHLASVSGIQKGILRRAIQATREGGTVVYSTCTFAPEENEAVVQHALEEENCRVVDFDLDLEYAPGLTEWEGDEYDSSLEKAARIYPHHNDTGGFFVAKLEVTA, from the coding sequence ATGGAGCCACTCGAGCGGTATCGACCGATTATCGACGATTTCGACGCGTTTCTGGAGGCCTGCGAGCGGCCGCTGGGCAACGCCGTCCGGATCAACACGATCAAGGCGTCCGTCGAGCGGACGCTCGAGGCCCTCGATCAGGAGGCCGTCGGCTACGAGCAAGCCGACTGGAACCCGCGCGTGCTGCGCCTCGAAACGGACTCGCCCGGGTCGACGTGGACCTCGTTCCACGGGTTTACCCACGGGCAGGAGGAGGTCTCGGCGGTGCCGCCGGTCGTCCTCGATCCCCAGCCGGGGGAGCGCGTCTGGGACTGCTGTGCTGCGCCCGGCGGAAAGGCGACCCAGATCGCGGCGCTGATGGACGACGAGGGGACGGTCGTCGCGAACGACAGCAACCTCGGCCGGATCTCCGCGCTGCGGTTCAACGCCGAGCGTCTCGGGGCGACCAGCCTCGCGGTCACCAACGAGGACGCCCGAAACTACTCGCTGCAGCGGTTCTCGTTCGACGAGTTCGACCGGACGCTCGTCGACGCGCCCTGTTCCTGTGAGGGGACGATCCGGAAGAACCCCGACGCGCTCGAGGACTGGTCCGAGGACCACCTCGCCTCGGTCTCGGGCATCCAGAAGGGCATCCTCCGCCGGGCGATCCAGGCCACCCGCGAGGGCGGCACCGTCGTCTACTCGACGTGTACGTTCGCCCCCGAGGAGAACGAGGCCGTCGTCCAGCACGCCCTCGAGGAGGAGAACTGTCGCGTCGTCGACTTCGATCTCGACCTCGAGTACGCACCCGGGCTCACCGAGTGGGAGGGCGACGAGTACGACTCGAGCCTCGAGAAGGCGGCCCGGATCTACCCGCACCACAACGATACGGGCGGCTTCTTCGTCGCGAAGTTGGAGGTGACCGCCTGA
- a CDS encoding DsrE family protein translates to MKTVVHLLSGDDAEQETALAIARNLLDDETDRIDEVAIVVQADGMQAVTADGENADQVQELLNDDVAFRACSNTLEMLDLEESDLVDGIETVPEGAVEVTRLQSEEGYAYLRP, encoded by the coding sequence ATGAAGACTGTCGTCCACCTCCTCTCCGGAGACGACGCCGAACAGGAAACCGCCCTCGCCATCGCTCGCAACCTCCTCGACGACGAGACCGATAGGATCGACGAGGTCGCGATCGTCGTCCAGGCGGACGGCATGCAGGCGGTCACAGCCGACGGCGAAAACGCTGATCAAGTGCAGGAACTACTGAACGACGACGTCGCGTTCAGGGCCTGCAGCAACACGCTCGAGATGCTCGATCTCGAAGAATCGGACCTCGTCGACGGCATCGAGACCGTTCCCGAAGGTGCCGTCGAAGTGACGCGACTGCAGAGCGAGGAGGGGTACGCGTACCTGCGCCCCTAG
- a CDS encoding alpha/beta fold hydrolase, with product MSVSDARTVTETGQFADLYPYLRIGTGPKTLLVIPGLGDAMFDGEYGRQETWFFKRLFDAFRDEYTVYVVSRPRGLGDDYFIEAMAQDYARVLESDIGSASVFGLSMGGLIAQEVARERPDLVERLVVGVSGCRLAANGRPLVRQLRSFALEEDWLALRSRLYEHMFTGARGRLYPLLSRTVGRLQPPTPAAPGDVVTSVDAVLEYDGSDRLGEIEPRTLVIGAAEDPFFTEAILRETHAGLPDSQLAMYQNGKHGVFLEQRAGFTGWIRRFLEGETARVPQRS from the coding sequence ATGTCTGTATCCGACGCACGAACGGTAACCGAGACCGGACAGTTCGCGGATCTGTACCCCTACCTCCGGATCGGCACCGGCCCGAAGACGCTGCTGGTGATCCCCGGCCTCGGCGACGCGATGTTCGACGGCGAGTACGGCCGGCAGGAAACGTGGTTCTTCAAGCGGCTGTTCGACGCCTTCCGCGACGAGTACACGGTCTACGTGGTCAGCCGACCGCGCGGCCTCGGCGACGACTACTTCATCGAGGCGATGGCCCAGGACTACGCCCGCGTCCTCGAGTCCGATATCGGCTCGGCGTCAGTGTTCGGGCTGTCGATGGGCGGCCTGATCGCTCAGGAAGTCGCGCGAGAACGACCCGACCTCGTCGAGCGACTCGTCGTCGGCGTCTCGGGCTGTCGCCTCGCGGCGAACGGCCGCCCGCTCGTCCGCCAACTGCGCAGTTTCGCGCTCGAGGAGGACTGGCTCGCGCTCCGATCGCGCCTCTACGAGCACATGTTCACCGGCGCGCGCGGACGCCTCTATCCGCTGCTCTCGCGAACGGTCGGCCGACTGCAGCCGCCGACGCCGGCCGCGCCGGGCGACGTGGTTACCTCCGTAGACGCCGTCCTCGAGTACGACGGCAGCGATCGGCTGGGTGAGATAGAGCCCCGAACGCTCGTCATCGGCGCGGCCGAGGATCCGTTCTTCACCGAGGCGATCCTCCGTGAGACCCACGCCGGCCTGCCGGACTCGCAACTTGCGATGTACCAGAACGGGAAACACGGCGTCTTCCTCGAGCAGCGGGCTGGGTTTACGGGGTGGATCAGGCGGTTTCTGGAGGGCGAGACGGCTCGCGTGCCACAGCGATCGTAG
- a CDS encoding DUF7122 family protein, with amino-acid sequence MGDETESELEQNDGQRFDRLPSTPDERTVEGRVSREEVLEYFEDRFGIPRDTFDDHTFWEKGAGKIWIYAGEAPTPVKIESIGMTCLRTRQEHWKPTTDFVQRFGKYADECVIELEREEARKFAAGEDQDIERWEGDWGYLIAAHEVGAGPAGRPDEDGEAVEGGDLEPLGVGLYLHGELRSLVPKGRRRDL; translated from the coding sequence ATGGGGGACGAAACGGAATCAGAACTCGAGCAAAACGACGGCCAGCGGTTCGACCGCCTCCCGTCGACCCCCGACGAGCGAACCGTCGAGGGCCGCGTCAGCCGCGAGGAAGTCCTCGAGTACTTCGAAGATCGATTCGGCATTCCGCGCGACACCTTCGACGACCACACCTTCTGGGAGAAAGGCGCCGGCAAGATCTGGATCTACGCCGGCGAGGCGCCGACGCCGGTGAAGATCGAGTCGATCGGCATGACCTGTCTGCGGACCCGGCAAGAGCACTGGAAGCCGACCACGGACTTCGTCCAGCGCTTCGGCAAGTACGCCGACGAGTGCGTGATCGAACTCGAACGTGAGGAAGCCCGGAAGTTCGCCGCCGGCGAGGATCAAGACATAGAGCGCTGGGAGGGCGATTGGGGGTATTTGATCGCCGCCCACGAAGTCGGGGCCGGGCCGGCGGGCCGACCAGATGAGGACGGCGAAGCCGTCGAAGGAGGCGATCTCGAGCCCCTCGGCGTCGGTCTCTACCTGCACGGCGAACTCCGCTCGCTGGTGCCGAAGGGGCGCCGCCGAGACCTGTAG
- a CDS encoding VOC family protein, producing MPEETRGIHHVTAIASDPERNYAFYTETLGLRLVKRSVNQDDVSVYHLFYADHEGTPGTSMTFFPYVDARSGQVGTGQVSTVSFLVPEGSIDYWRDRLENAGAEPDDPFERFGDTVLPFTDPDGLPLELVAQADAPPANLPESPVPEEHAIRGFFGVTLSLTSADPTVDLLEDMGYQETGHEPGTEGGGPRRRFEADGELGFVVDVEEDPQAPQGLPGAGTVHHVAFEVREDEQEDWREFLIDRGLRPTEIIDRKWFKSVYTREYGNVLFEFATKEPGYTVDEDLEELGERLVLPEWLEDRRGEIEAGLPKLSAAAESEPQS from the coding sequence ATGCCCGAGGAGACACGTGGCATCCACCACGTCACCGCGATCGCCAGCGATCCCGAGCGCAACTACGCCTTTTACACCGAGACGCTCGGTCTGCGACTCGTCAAGCGAAGCGTCAACCAAGACGACGTCTCGGTCTACCACCTCTTCTACGCCGACCACGAGGGCACGCCGGGAACGAGCATGACCTTCTTTCCGTACGTCGACGCCCGTTCGGGCCAGGTCGGGACTGGCCAGGTTAGCACCGTCTCCTTCCTCGTCCCCGAGGGGTCGATCGACTACTGGCGCGACCGCCTCGAGAACGCGGGCGCCGAGCCCGACGACCCGTTCGAGCGGTTCGGCGACACCGTCCTCCCCTTTACCGATCCCGACGGCCTGCCGCTGGAACTGGTCGCGCAGGCGGACGCGCCGCCGGCGAACCTGCCCGAGAGTCCGGTCCCCGAGGAGCACGCGATCCGCGGCTTTTTCGGCGTGACGCTCTCGCTGACCAGCGCCGATCCGACCGTGGACCTGCTCGAGGATATGGGCTATCAGGAGACCGGCCACGAACCCGGAACCGAGGGCGGCGGCCCCCGACGCCGGTTCGAAGCCGACGGCGAGCTGGGCTTCGTCGTCGACGTCGAGGAGGACCCGCAGGCTCCGCAGGGACTGCCCGGCGCCGGCACGGTCCACCACGTCGCCTTCGAGGTCCGGGAGGACGAACAGGAGGACTGGCGCGAGTTCCTGATCGACAGGGGGCTCCGCCCGACCGAGATCATCGATCGGAAGTGGTTCAAGTCGGTCTACACCCGCGAGTACGGGAACGTGCTCTTCGAGTTCGCCACGAAGGAGCCGGGGTACACCGTCGACGAGGATCTCGAGGAACTGGGCGAGCGACTGGTGTTGCCCGAGTGGCTCGAGGACCGCCGCGGGGAGATCGAAGCCGGGTTGCCGAAGCTGTCGGCTGCGGCGGAGTCGGAGCCGCAGTCCTGA